From the Halorhabdus utahensis DSM 12940 genome, one window contains:
- a CDS encoding ribonucleotide-diphosphate reductase subunit beta produces MPIIDTAAEHDPNKILPIDYDWAREYYEAGVNNNWVPEEIPMQDDVAQWNGDELTDAERQLVEWNLGFFSTAESLTANNLVLALYEYVTAPECRQYLLRQAYEEAIHTDTFIYCCDSLGFEPEYLYGMYDRVPSIEEKDQFVVDLTRSIDDPEFTIDGDSDVRDLLRDLVGFYVIMEGIFFYAGFAMMLGLKRQNKMVGIGQQFEYIMRDESLHVGFGVDLIDQIRTENPGVWTDEFDSEVIDLIKEAVELEQIYAREACPEEILGMSGSQFADYVEYIADRRLDQLDLPEQYGTENPFPWMSEQVDLNKEKNFFETQVTEYQSGGSLEW; encoded by the coding sequence ATGCCAATAATTGACACTGCCGCCGAGCACGACCCGAACAAGATCCTGCCGATCGACTACGACTGGGCCCGCGAGTACTACGAGGCGGGCGTCAACAACAACTGGGTTCCCGAAGAGATCCCCATGCAGGACGACGTCGCCCAGTGGAACGGCGACGAACTGACCGACGCCGAACGCCAGCTCGTCGAGTGGAATCTGGGCTTCTTCTCGACGGCCGAATCCCTCACCGCGAACAACCTCGTGCTGGCCCTCTATGAGTACGTCACCGCCCCGGAGTGTCGCCAGTACCTCCTCCGGCAGGCCTATGAGGAGGCCATCCACACGGACACGTTCATCTACTGCTGTGACTCGCTTGGCTTCGAGCCGGAGTACCTCTACGGGATGTACGACCGCGTCCCATCCATCGAGGAGAAGGACCAGTTCGTCGTCGACCTGACGCGCTCGATCGACGACCCCGAGTTCACGATCGACGGCGATTCGGACGTGCGGGACCTCCTGCGTGATCTCGTCGGCTTCTACGTCATCATGGAAGGGATCTTCTTCTATGCGGGCTTCGCCATGATGCTCGGGCTCAAGCGGCAGAACAAGATGGTGGGCATCGGCCAGCAGTTCGAGTACATCATGCGCGACGAGTCCCTGCACGTGGGTTTCGGCGTCGACCTGATCGACCAGATCCGAACCGAGAACCCGGGCGTCTGGACCGACGAGTTCGATAGCGAGGTCATCGACCTGATCAAGGAGGCCGTCGAGTTGGAACAGATCTACGCCCGCGAGGCCTGCCCCGAGGAGATCCTGGGGATGAGTGGCTCGCAGTTCGCCGACTACGTCGAGTACATCGCCGACCGCCGACTCGATCAACTCGACCTGCCCGAGCAGTACGGCACTGAGAACCCCTTCCCGTGGATGTCCGAGCAGGTCGACCTCAACAAGGAGAAGAACTTCTTCGAAACACAGGTCACCGAGTACCAGAGCGGTGGGTCACTGGAGTGGTAG